A single window of Collinsella aerofaciens DNA harbors:
- a CDS encoding IS110 family transposase produces MSAEGEAIRSNDYRKDTTVKAPSTRPAAVLGLDVGKSSHWACLIDRDGEVLSSAPVRNREAELDALFASVPAGTLVVVDQFRNIGSLAVRRARAAGLGVAHLPGLAASRAAGLFAGEAKTDERDAAVIARTALGVPDSLSGVPGRGEALEAARALSSQRDHVVACATRDKNRLRAVLLESCPALEAAVDLSDRRWLELLAGFGGAWGIARSGAEGPQAEAAGEAAAASTAPPPALIEAENRQVRFLAARISEALDEAGALEAETAALLEGDETYACLLTVPGIGPRTAAQLAVSVDIGRFPDHDHLASYCGIAPRVRSSGTSVRSVRASRRGDARLKSLLIFSCNSLVRSSGRYGEYYRACRARGMGHGRALKAVARKRLRAIYAVMRDRVPYRE; encoded by the coding sequence GTGAGTGCCGAGGGGGAGGCCATCCGGTCGAACGACTACCGGAAGGATACCACCGTGAAAGCGCCATCGACCAGGCCCGCGGCCGTGCTCGGCCTAGACGTCGGCAAGTCCTCCCACTGGGCCTGCCTGATCGACCGCGACGGGGAGGTGCTGTCCAGCGCCCCCGTCCGCAACAGGGAGGCCGAGCTCGACGCGCTGTTCGCCTCCGTGCCCGCCGGCACGCTCGTCGTGGTCGACCAGTTCCGCAACATAGGGTCCCTCGCCGTGAGGCGCGCCCGCGCCGCGGGTCTGGGGGTCGCCCACCTGCCCGGCCTCGCCGCCAGCCGCGCCGCCGGGCTGTTCGCCGGCGAGGCCAAGACCGACGAGCGCGACGCCGCGGTGATCGCGCGGACCGCCCTGGGTGTGCCGGACTCCCTGTCGGGGGTCCCGGGCCGCGGCGAGGCCCTCGAGGCCGCGCGCGCCCTCTCGTCGCAGCGCGACCACGTCGTCGCCTGCGCGACCAGGGACAAGAACCGCCTGCGCGCCGTGCTGCTCGAGTCCTGCCCGGCCCTCGAGGCCGCCGTCGACCTGTCGGACCGCCGGTGGCTGGAGCTGCTCGCCGGGTTCGGCGGGGCGTGGGGGATCGCCCGCTCGGGGGCCGAGGGGCCGCAGGCCGAGGCCGCCGGGGAGGCCGCGGCCGCCTCGACTGCGCCCCCGCCGGCGCTCATCGAGGCCGAGAACAGGCAGGTCAGGTTCCTGGCCGCCCGGATATCGGAGGCCCTCGACGAGGCCGGGGCCCTCGAGGCCGAGACGGCGGCGCTGCTCGAGGGCGACGAGACCTACGCGTGCCTGCTCACCGTGCCCGGCATCGGCCCGAGGACCGCGGCGCAGCTCGCGGTGTCGGTCGACATCGGGAGGTTCCCGGACCACGACCACCTGGCCTCGTACTGCGGCATAGCCCCGAGGGTGAGGAGCTCCGGAACGTCGGTGAGGTCGGTCAGGGCGTCCAGGCGCGGCGACGCGAGGCTCAAGTCCCTGCTGATCTTCTCGTGCAACAGCCTGGTGAGGTCCTCGGGGCGCTACGGCGAGTACTACCGGGCCTGCAGGGCGCGGGGCATGGGGCACGGGCGGGCGCTCAAGGCCGTCGCGAGGAAGCGGCTCAGGGCGATATACGCCGTGATGCGCGACCGGGTGCCCTACCGGGAGTAG
- a CDS encoding CBS domain-containing protein: MNYLSEMLKLPVLDVDGEKLGVVNDFGIATGEVFPHVTSLAFRGPGKTPFMISWRKWVDRIDETGVHLKTSATEIRFSYLQPTELLLARDVLNKQIVDTQGMKVVRVNDIKFSMSGENQLRLLGAEVGARGLLRAISPALEHIVEGFMKHLGKPLSEDIIAWSYMDLLDRSTKNIQLSVSHKTLGELHPADIADIIEQLDPRLRAQVFAQLDTAQAAEAISEFDDDELMTEMLEGLSDTDASSMLAMMDPDDAADLIDELDYEKAEKLLRLMGVKEEKAIRNLLGYEDNTAGRIMTSEFVSLPATATVGDAIEAIRELDEDFESVYYVYTEDPSGMLTGVLSLRTLIVADRDATLGQLAYRDLVYVSPDEDQEDVTDEMTKYDLVAIPVCDENRHILGIVTFDDAMDVIAEEHQEDLQIAGVGSGDSASDDSTNVLSWFVHRQYWVVVWGIASCIMATVLGTALGSAHLVVFPMCAMPLVLLAASRMVSFVKNYFLEYDGHDDEPKPYLGFFFQSTGMGLILSLVTYLCAQLVRTAAFPDAPMFEEQLFTGCFNIAAIICLVGNMSAVIYLMVLFWRDEHDLNTSGTAMNVIAVMISCVAYCAAAVLLTMSVIG, translated from the coding sequence TTGAATTATCTGAGTGAGATGCTCAAACTGCCGGTCTTGGACGTCGACGGCGAAAAGCTCGGCGTGGTCAACGATTTTGGTATTGCTACCGGCGAAGTTTTTCCGCACGTGACGTCGCTCGCGTTCCGCGGACCCGGCAAGACGCCGTTTATGATCAGCTGGCGCAAATGGGTCGACCGTATCGACGAGACGGGTGTACACCTTAAGACGTCGGCCACCGAAATCCGTTTTTCGTACCTGCAGCCGACCGAACTCCTGCTCGCCCGCGACGTGCTCAACAAGCAGATCGTCGACACGCAGGGCATGAAGGTCGTGCGCGTAAACGACATCAAGTTTTCCATGTCGGGCGAAAACCAGCTGCGCCTGCTGGGCGCCGAGGTCGGTGCCCGCGGTCTGCTACGCGCCATCAGCCCCGCGCTCGAGCATATCGTCGAAGGCTTTATGAAGCACCTGGGCAAGCCGCTCAGTGAGGACATCATCGCTTGGTCCTACATGGACCTGCTCGATCGCTCGACCAAGAACATTCAACTCTCGGTGTCGCACAAGACGCTCGGCGAGCTGCATCCTGCCGACATCGCCGACATTATCGAGCAGCTCGACCCGCGCCTACGTGCGCAGGTGTTTGCGCAGCTCGATACTGCCCAGGCCGCCGAGGCCATCTCGGAGTTCGATGACGACGAGCTTATGACCGAGATGCTCGAGGGCCTGTCCGACACGGACGCATCGTCGATGCTGGCCATGATGGACCCGGACGATGCAGCCGACCTGATCGACGAGCTCGATTACGAGAAGGCCGAGAAGCTCCTGCGCCTGATGGGCGTCAAGGAGGAGAAGGCGATTCGTAACCTGCTGGGGTATGAGGACAATACCGCCGGCCGCATCATGACCTCGGAGTTTGTCTCCCTGCCCGCCACGGCAACGGTCGGTGACGCCATCGAGGCGATTCGCGAGCTCGACGAGGACTTTGAGAGCGTCTACTACGTCTATACCGAGGATCCGAGCGGCATGCTGACCGGCGTGCTTTCGCTGCGCACGCTGATCGTAGCCGACCGCGACGCCACGCTGGGTCAGCTGGCCTATCGCGACCTGGTCTATGTGTCGCCCGACGAGGACCAGGAAGACGTGACGGACGAGATGACCAAGTACGACCTGGTTGCCATCCCTGTCTGCGACGAGAACCGCCATATCCTGGGTATCGTGACCTTCGACGACGCCATGGATGTTATCGCCGAGGAGCATCAGGAGGACCTGCAGATCGCCGGTGTCGGCTCGGGCGATAGCGCGTCGGACGACTCGACGAACGTGCTCAGCTGGTTTGTGCATCGCCAGTACTGGGTTGTCGTGTGGGGCATTGCCTCGTGCATTATGGCGACCGTGTTGGGAACGGCACTCGGCTCCGCGCATTTGGTGGTGTTCCCCATGTGCGCCATGCCGCTCGTGTTGCTGGCTGCCTCGCGTATGGTGTCGTTCGTCAAGAACTACTTCCTGGAGTATGACGGTCACGACGACGAGCCCAAGCCGTATCTGGGGTTCTTCTTCCAGAGCACGGGCATGGGCCTGATTCTGTCACTCGTGACCTATCTGTGCGCCCAGCTGGTGCGCACCGCTGCGTTCCCCGATGCGCCCATGTTTGAGGAGCAACTCTTTACCGGGTGCTTTAATATCGCTGCCATCATTTGCCTGGTTGGCAACATGAGCGCCGTGATTTACCTGATGGTGCTGTTCTGGCGTGACGAGCATGACCTCAACACGTCGGGCACCGCCATGAACGTTATTGCCGTCATGATCTCGTGCGTGGCGTACTGCGCCGCTGCGGTGCTGCTCACCATGTCGGTCATTGGTTAG
- a CDS encoding Nramp family divalent metal transporter, with protein MGPGLLAALSGNDAGGIATYSSAGASYGYKMLWMLPVMTVLLIVTQETAARCGCVTGKGLASLIRERFGVRKSVLAMAALLIANTAVTISEFAGIASGLALFGVPASISVPLVALLVWMLTMSGSFQRIEKILLLVSCVFVTYVVAAFMAGPNWGEVAVDLVVPNIQNDPNYVSLVVATIGTTIAPWMIFLAQNNVVDKNAGEDDIVLQRIDTVSGSLAADVIAGFIIITTGTVLFPAGIQISDAADAARALEPIAGQWSTVLFASGLVAASFLAACVLPGVTSSAICEAFGWERGADRSWDEAPVYRGIITAIIGISAVLVLMPGVDLFQIMMTSQVINGVLLPVVLVFQVVIAADRHIMGANRNGRVWNVLTWATIGVITVLTVVMFVLQAMGYSA; from the coding sequence ATGGGTCCCGGTCTGCTGGCGGCGCTTTCGGGCAATGACGCCGGCGGCATTGCAACGTATTCCAGCGCGGGCGCCAGCTATGGCTACAAGATGCTCTGGATGCTTCCCGTCATGACCGTGCTGCTTATCGTGACGCAGGAGACCGCGGCGCGCTGCGGATGCGTCACGGGTAAGGGCCTGGCGTCGCTCATTCGCGAGCGCTTTGGCGTGCGCAAGAGCGTGTTGGCCATGGCGGCGCTGTTGATCGCCAACACGGCGGTGACCATCTCGGAGTTCGCGGGTATCGCGAGTGGCCTTGCTCTGTTTGGCGTGCCGGCGAGCATCTCGGTGCCGCTCGTGGCGCTGCTGGTGTGGATGCTTACCATGTCGGGCAGTTTCCAGCGCATCGAGAAGATTTTGCTGCTGGTAAGCTGCGTGTTCGTGACCTACGTCGTCGCCGCGTTTATGGCCGGCCCCAACTGGGGCGAGGTCGCGGTCGACCTGGTCGTGCCTAACATTCAAAATGATCCCAACTACGTGTCGCTCGTGGTCGCAACGATCGGTACCACCATCGCGCCGTGGATGATTTTCTTGGCGCAGAACAACGTGGTCGATAAGAACGCGGGCGAGGACGATATCGTGCTGCAGCGCATCGATACCGTGAGCGGCTCGCTTGCCGCCGATGTCATTGCCGGCTTTATTATCATCACGACCGGTACGGTGTTGTTCCCGGCGGGTATTCAGATTAGCGATGCCGCCGATGCTGCCCGCGCGTTGGAGCCTATTGCGGGTCAGTGGTCCACGGTACTGTTTGCCTCGGGCCTGGTCGCGGCGAGCTTCTTGGCTGCCTGCGTGCTGCCGGGCGTTACGTCGAGCGCTATCTGCGAGGCATTTGGCTGGGAGCGCGGTGCCGACCGCAGCTGGGACGAGGCCCCGGTCTATCGCGGCATCATTACGGCCATCATCGGTATCTCTGCCGTGCTGGTGCTTATGCCCGGCGTCGATCTGTTCCAGATTATGATGACCTCGCAGGTCATCAATGGCGTGCTACTGCCCGTGGTTCTGGTGTTCCAGGTGGTTATTGCCGCTGACCGTCACATTATGGGCGCTAACCGCAACGGCCGCGTGTGGAATGTGCTCACTTGGGCGACTATCGGTGTGATTACGGTGCTCACGGTCGTCATGTTTGTTCTGCAGGCGATGGGTTACAGCGCTTAG
- a CDS encoding YtxH domain-containing protein, giving the protein MGKTFNFISGALFGAAAGAIIGVALAPRSGAETRAMAADIANDAWDNMRDTYEHGAEEARAAVNDFGPMVDAKTDDLRAKVDLARERMDQLREQLNDAISGGNVTPAADVVVENAVEADTEAAEPSTEA; this is encoded by the coding sequence ATGGGTAAGACTTTCAACTTTATCTCGGGTGCGCTCTTCGGTGCTGCCGCCGGCGCCATCATCGGCGTCGCCCTGGCTCCGCGCTCGGGCGCCGAGACCCGCGCCATGGCTGCCGATATCGCCAACGACGCCTGGGATAACATGCGCGACACCTACGAGCACGGTGCCGAGGAGGCCCGCGCCGCGGTCAACGATTTTGGCCCGATGGTCGACGCCAAGACCGATGACCTGCGTGCCAAGGTCGATCTTGCTCGCGAGCGCATGGACCAGCTACGCGAGCAGCTCAACGACGCCATCTCGGGCGGCAACGTGACGCCCGCCGCCGATGTCGTGGTCGAGAACGCCGTCGAGGCTGATACCGAGGCTGCGGAGCCCTCGACCGAGGCATAA
- a CDS encoding polysaccharide deacetylase family protein: protein MRQNGSNLNGRSGTRPTARRDLGQLPSGQRKRHRKPGAMYLNHSRGFSDRSARIGNSRTPRRSSRLPYALIAVGCALVLFIAAVVGYVNRSVDVELNGQKTAVRVGSTLQNLIDDQELTDTYDAGDLLAVDDSVLKRHGGEKLSVKVDGKRVKQGKWGSRELEGGEKVTVKDGRNTYEKHEVQATVIEPKLKVEGTGAIEYVQTWGVQGRSEVWVGEQSGKTQDRGEVVPATDCVVACASVAPKGNKKYVALTFDEGPSGATKQILQVLKEKGVTATFFLSGDAAEASPATAKAIVDAGCEIGSNSYSDDSLKGQDREAVREQIPKGTDAIKSATGVKTMLLRAPYAAFDEQNWIDAMDLVSAVVSWNIDSGDWLLNGADEQVSTVLDSVTPGNIVLLTDRDECAEQTLEALPQIIDGLIADGYKIVTLSDLVKTDTSLSKKLTSLTKVTMPKDAVFPQLAEDDDTTE from the coding sequence ATGCGCCAAAACGGATCCAACTTAAACGGGCGTTCGGGTACGCGTCCGACGGCGCGCCGCGACCTGGGGCAGCTGCCCAGCGGTCAGCGCAAGCGTCACCGTAAGCCCGGCGCGATGTATCTCAACCATAGCCGCGGCTTTAGCGACCGCAGTGCGCGCATCGGCAACAGCCGTACGCCCCGTCGTTCGTCTCGCCTGCCCTACGCGCTCATCGCCGTGGGTTGCGCGCTCGTGCTGTTTATCGCTGCCGTCGTGGGCTACGTCAACCGCAGTGTGGACGTGGAGCTCAACGGCCAGAAGACCGCGGTGCGTGTGGGCTCTACGCTGCAGAATCTCATCGACGACCAGGAGTTGACTGACACCTACGACGCAGGCGACCTGCTGGCCGTCGATGACAGCGTGCTCAAGCGCCATGGGGGCGAAAAGCTGTCGGTGAAGGTCGACGGCAAGCGCGTGAAACAGGGCAAATGGGGTAGCCGCGAACTTGAGGGCGGCGAGAAGGTGACGGTCAAGGATGGCCGTAACACCTACGAGAAGCACGAGGTTCAGGCTACGGTTATCGAGCCCAAGCTCAAGGTCGAGGGTACGGGCGCTATCGAGTATGTGCAGACGTGGGGTGTCCAGGGCCGCTCCGAGGTGTGGGTTGGTGAGCAGTCGGGCAAGACGCAAGACCGCGGCGAGGTTGTGCCCGCCACCGATTGCGTTGTTGCGTGCGCCAGCGTGGCGCCCAAGGGCAACAAAAAGTACGTGGCGCTGACGTTTGACGAGGGTCCGAGCGGCGCCACCAAACAGATCTTGCAGGTGCTCAAGGAAAAGGGCGTCACCGCGACGTTCTTCCTTTCGGGCGATGCGGCCGAGGCCTCGCCTGCCACGGCCAAGGCGATTGTCGATGCCGGGTGCGAGATCGGATCCAACAGCTACAGCGACGATTCGCTCAAGGGTCAGGACCGTGAGGCGGTACGCGAACAGATCCCGAAAGGCACCGATGCGATTAAGTCGGCGACCGGCGTGAAGACGATGCTACTGCGTGCTCCCTACGCTGCCTTTGACGAGCAAAACTGGATTGATGCGATGGACCTGGTCTCCGCCGTGGTCTCGTGGAATATTGACTCGGGCGACTGGCTGCTCAACGGTGCCGACGAGCAGGTCTCGACGGTGCTCGATTCGGTGACGCCGGGCAATATCGTGCTGCTCACCGATAGAGACGAATGCGCCGAGCAGACGCTCGAGGCGCTGCCGCAGATTATCGACGGCCTCATTGCCGACGGCTACAAGATCGTGACGCTCAGCGACCTGGTCAAGACGGACACGTCGCTGAGCAAAAAGCTCACCTCGCTGACGAAGGTCACCATGCCCAAGGACGCCGTGTTCCCCCAACTTGCCGAGGACGACGACACCACAGAGTAG
- a CDS encoding IS256 family transposase: protein MEGKAMPQEESVLRLGRDEALEAARLWQECGDAREFACRVLGGVMNALMDSEAQQMCGAGRNERSDGRENSRNGYRPRSLKTAVGDVELEIPKLRHGTYYPEGMLARWSRVDTSVAAIVQEMYVCGVSTRKVERVASKLGISSLSSSEVSSLCSDLDAEVAEFRRRDLSGTPCCYLWLDATYMSCRVGSSVVSQGVVTAIGLGADGRKHFLGCDVVDTESEDSWAAFLGGLRERGLAGVRLVVSDSHAGLVAAVSRLFQGCAWQRCVTHLQRNLQSACSGRPEDSKAAVRDLVHAAVYQDDPDLARCVWAEAAPWVASVSARAGEVFEQAEDSALAFTAFPRAHWAKLRTNNVQERANREIKRRYRVVQSFPSRESMLRLTCASLMETEGQWSQQRMFSEASAAEGFAEPADRPAPTEGRRRALGRRAREIVDEIVEKHGLKKE from the coding sequence ATGGAAGGAAAGGCGATGCCCCAAGAAGAGAGTGTACTGCGCCTCGGCCGCGACGAGGCCCTCGAGGCGGCGAGGCTTTGGCAGGAGTGCGGCGACGCGCGCGAGTTCGCGTGCAGGGTGCTGGGCGGCGTGATGAACGCGCTGATGGACTCCGAGGCCCAGCAGATGTGCGGCGCGGGCCGCAACGAGCGCAGCGACGGCAGGGAGAACAGCCGCAACGGCTACCGCCCCAGGTCGCTCAAGACCGCCGTGGGCGACGTGGAGCTCGAGATACCCAAGCTCAGGCACGGCACCTACTACCCCGAGGGCATGCTCGCGCGATGGTCGCGCGTCGACACCTCGGTGGCCGCCATCGTGCAGGAGATGTACGTGTGCGGCGTGTCCACCCGCAAGGTCGAGCGCGTGGCGTCCAAGCTGGGCATATCCTCGCTGTCGAGCTCGGAGGTCTCGAGCCTCTGCTCCGACCTCGACGCCGAGGTGGCGGAGTTCCGCCGCCGCGACCTGTCGGGCACGCCGTGCTGCTACCTGTGGCTCGACGCCACCTACATGAGCTGCAGGGTCGGCTCGTCGGTCGTCTCGCAGGGCGTCGTGACCGCGATCGGGCTGGGCGCCGACGGGCGCAAGCACTTCCTGGGCTGCGACGTGGTCGACACCGAGAGCGAGGACTCCTGGGCGGCGTTCCTCGGCGGGCTGCGCGAGCGCGGGCTGGCCGGCGTTCGCCTCGTGGTCTCCGACAGCCACGCCGGGCTCGTGGCCGCCGTCTCGCGCCTGTTCCAGGGCTGCGCCTGGCAGCGCTGCGTGACGCACCTGCAGCGCAACCTCCAGAGCGCCTGCTCGGGCAGGCCCGAGGACTCCAAGGCGGCCGTCAGGGACCTCGTGCACGCCGCGGTCTACCAGGACGACCCCGACCTCGCGCGCTGCGTGTGGGCCGAGGCGGCGCCCTGGGTGGCGTCGGTGTCCGCCAGGGCCGGCGAGGTCTTCGAGCAGGCCGAGGACTCCGCGCTGGCGTTCACGGCCTTCCCCAGGGCGCACTGGGCCAAGCTCCGCACCAACAACGTCCAGGAGCGCGCCAACCGCGAGATCAAGCGCCGCTACAGGGTCGTGCAGTCCTTCCCCTCGAGGGAGTCGATGCTGCGCCTGACGTGCGCGAGCCTCATGGAGACCGAGGGGCAGTGGTCCCAGCAGCGCATGTTCTCCGAGGCCTCGGCCGCCGAGGGCTTCGCCGAGCCCGCGGACAGGCCGGCCCCGACAGAGGGGAGGCGCCGCGCGCTCGGGCGGCGCGCCAGGGAGATAGTGGACGAGATAGTCGAGAAGCACGGCCTCAAGAAGGAGTAA
- a CDS encoding PRC-barrel domain containing protein → MRAGDFVGAKIYRKPTEDKRTKKDGTPRSPKKLGKIHFPVFTPGGTRVVGFMVRQSDIAGMIERPDRFVALDAIGVYEGAIAVDDVKGTYDAAAAKRLDINLDDCIIWVGMDVRTESGDVVGYCSDVEFKPRSGVVQTFYVTAGAASSVLVGDTQVPPTMLRGYENGAMVVSDEVKSLGYSGGAAAKAAEASVVVGDKVKKGAKVLDDKGSVAVDKGSRALGKQLGKTRGMFKAFKDEYQKASGGSSKATK, encoded by the coding sequence ATGCGCGCCGGGGATTTTGTCGGCGCCAAGATCTATCGCAAGCCTACCGAGGACAAGCGCACCAAAAAAGATGGCACGCCGCGCAGCCCTAAAAAGCTCGGCAAGATTCACTTTCCGGTCTTTACCCCGGGCGGTACGCGCGTGGTGGGCTTTATGGTTCGCCAGTCCGATATCGCGGGTATGATCGAGCGCCCCGACCGATTTGTGGCGCTCGATGCCATTGGCGTCTACGAGGGCGCCATCGCGGTTGACGACGTCAAGGGCACCTACGATGCCGCTGCGGCCAAGCGCCTCGACATCAACCTGGACGATTGCATTATCTGGGTTGGCATGGACGTGCGCACGGAGTCGGGCGATGTCGTGGGCTATTGCTCGGATGTGGAGTTCAAGCCGCGTTCGGGTGTCGTGCAGACGTTCTATGTGACCGCCGGTGCTGCTTCGAGTGTTTTGGTTGGTGACACGCAGGTGCCGCCGACGATGCTGCGCGGCTACGAGAACGGCGCGATGGTCGTCTCGGACGAGGTCAAGTCGCTCGGGTATTCGGGCGGCGCCGCCGCAAAGGCTGCCGAGGCAAGCGTCGTGGTGGGCGATAAGGTCAAGAAGGGCGCCAAGGTGCTCGACGACAAGGGATCGGTTGCCGTGGACAAGGGCAGTCGCGCACTGGGCAAGCAGCTCGGCAAGACGCGCGGCATGTTCAAGGCCTTTAAGGACGAATACCAAAAGGCGAGCGGAGGCTCGTCAAAAGCTACAAAATAG
- a CDS encoding acyltransferase family protein, whose protein sequence is MEQFPQSSPRGPRRAPDNQAPHERPRADRRTGESRRGPSPHRTPTNKDAHAAKTNTGATHSSATDKQAPARPKSRYIPALDGLRTLAVVAVVLYHLNLTWAQGGLLGVTIFFVLSGYLITRLLLNEVAKTGRIDLKSFWIRRIRRLVPAVVTVVFVTCALCTIFNHVMLTKMRPDILPSLLFFNNWWQIAQNVSYFNALGDPSPLTHFWSLAIEEQFYLIWPPLLFAMVSMHVSKPNTRRVVLGLAAVSALAMMVLYNPAADPSRVYYGTDTRVFSLLLGAWMAFIPDRDLAPVRLARRLGLNRLAGAAKHGKNAEGKPGEKADESAETAPAQPSALVRFWSSPASIDVLGVVGLVGLAAMVALTNGYTAFQYRGGTLLCSILTLMVIAACVQPQGMVARALSAEPLVWIGKRSYSIYLWHYPLLLLMNPVANINDTPWWQYILQVLLVVAVAECCYRFIETPFRKGAFGRTVAEFRDGTATPANWVRAHVPVCAACAVVLVVALGGLIFVPETSALSGEGAEVLNKEAKNTAPADQQAADDTDKDNDGFPDGSYDLLMIGDSVSLRAVDTFDGVFPHSHIDAEKGRQFDAGRATFEGYIQQNLAGKIVVFALGTNGLVTDDQIDAIMADAGDKRMVVFVNTRSPQPWVGSTNQAIANAATRYKNVRVIDWYGYSANRNDLFDGDGTHLSTTGVTEYLNLIHDAVKKDLPVHPEDHVNDPQPAAVKSATDALVNALALKPHKLGTDK, encoded by the coding sequence ATGGAGCAATTCCCACAATCGAGCCCACGCGGACCGCGCCGCGCGCCCGATAACCAGGCGCCGCACGAACGCCCGCGCGCCGACCGCCGCACCGGCGAGTCGCGACGCGGCCCGAGCCCGCATCGAACGCCCACCAACAAGGACGCCCATGCAGCCAAGACCAACACCGGCGCCACACACTCGTCCGCTACCGACAAGCAGGCACCCGCTCGTCCCAAGTCCCGCTACATTCCTGCGCTCGACGGCCTGCGCACGCTTGCCGTCGTCGCGGTGGTGCTCTATCACCTCAACCTCACGTGGGCTCAGGGCGGCCTGCTCGGCGTCACGATCTTCTTTGTGCTTTCGGGCTATCTGATCACGCGCTTGCTGCTCAACGAAGTCGCTAAGACCGGCCGCATCGACCTTAAGAGCTTCTGGATTCGCCGCATCCGTCGCCTGGTCCCCGCCGTGGTAACGGTAGTGTTCGTGACCTGCGCGCTGTGTACCATCTTTAACCACGTGATGCTCACCAAGATGCGCCCCGACATCCTGCCGTCGCTGCTGTTCTTCAACAACTGGTGGCAGATTGCCCAAAACGTCTCGTACTTCAATGCCCTGGGCGACCCCTCACCGCTCACGCACTTTTGGTCGCTTGCCATCGAGGAACAGTTCTACCTAATTTGGCCGCCACTGCTGTTTGCCATGGTATCCATGCATGTGAGCAAGCCCAACACGCGCCGCGTGGTTCTGGGCCTTGCCGCGGTATCTGCCCTCGCCATGATGGTGCTCTATAACCCCGCCGCCGACCCCAGCCGCGTGTACTACGGCACCGACACCCGTGTGTTCTCGCTGCTGCTGGGTGCCTGGATGGCCTTTATCCCCGATCGCGACCTGGCGCCGGTGCGTCTCGCTCGTCGTTTGGGGCTCAATCGCCTGGCCGGCGCCGCCAAGCACGGCAAGAACGCCGAGGGCAAGCCTGGCGAGAAGGCCGACGAATCAGCCGAGACCGCCCCGGCACAACCGAGCGCCCTCGTGCGCTTTTGGTCCTCGCCCGCATCCATCGATGTGCTGGGCGTCGTGGGTCTGGTTGGCCTTGCCGCCATGGTCGCGCTCACCAACGGCTACACCGCCTTCCAGTATCGCGGAGGCACGCTGCTGTGCTCGATCCTCACGCTCATGGTCATCGCGGCCTGCGTGCAGCCCCAGGGAATGGTTGCCCGCGCGCTGTCCGCCGAGCCGCTCGTGTGGATTGGCAAGCGCTCGTACAGCATCTACCTGTGGCACTATCCGCTGCTGTTGCTCATGAACCCGGTCGCCAACATCAACGATACGCCCTGGTGGCAATACATTTTGCAGGTGCTGCTGGTGGTCGCCGTGGCAGAGTGCTGCTATCGCTTTATCGAGACTCCGTTTAGGAAGGGCGCCTTTGGGCGCACCGTCGCCGAATTCCGCGATGGCACCGCCACGCCCGCCAACTGGGTGCGCGCGCACGTCCCTGTCTGCGCAGCCTGTGCTGTCGTGTTGGTCGTTGCACTGGGCGGCCTGATCTTTGTGCCGGAGACCTCCGCACTGAGCGGTGAGGGCGCCGAAGTCCTCAACAAGGAAGCCAAGAACACCGCGCCCGCCGACCAACAGGCGGCCGACGACACCGACAAGGACAACGACGGCTTCCCCGATGGCTCCTACGATCTGCTTATGATCGGCGACTCCGTGTCGCTGCGTGCCGTAGACACCTTTGACGGCGTGTTCCCGCACAGCCATATCGATGCCGAAAAGGGCCGCCAGTTCGATGCGGGGCGCGCGACATTTGAAGGCTATATCCAGCAGAACCTTGCCGGCAAGATCGTGGTCTTTGCCCTGGGCACCAACGGCTTGGTAACCGACGACCAGATCGACGCCATCATGGCCGATGCGGGAGATAAGCGTATGGTGGTGTTTGTGAACACGCGCAGCCCGCAGCCGTGGGTTGGCTCTACCAACCAGGCCATCGCCAACGCCGCTACGCGCTACAAGAACGTGCGCGTTATCGACTGGTACGGATACAGTGCCAACCGCAACGACCTGTTCGATGGCGATGGCACGCACCTATCGACCACTGGCGTGACTGAGTACCTCAACTTGATCCACGATGCCGTCAAGAAGGACCTGCCCGTACACCCCGAGGATCACGTCAACGATCCGCAGCCGGCAGCCGTCAAGTCTGCCACCGACGCACTCGTCAATGCGCTCGCTCTCAAGCCGCACAAGCTGGGCACCGATAAGTAA